One Pieris napi chromosome 13, ilPieNapi1.2, whole genome shotgun sequence genomic window carries:
- the LOC125055413 gene encoding uncharacterized protein LOC125055413, translating to MKRNNGERLTSRTSVNKSKQTTKESTVRNIRKDSNDSTVPNKNPFKLPQHKLVFSKPIKKKKETLTNYKLDEPKTICDVDETFYKIIEGRPLRQFSDIKVYMTNIRDITLFKANAAYLRDEILQMVNSKSEEMEEYENILKLYTSVRSSFISFVRNGYRKAKRSEQLCKKLEIRICDVTEELNEYCFTYKKLRCEVDDLDATFDFLSKYGEFLYDISPNIWKKSHRIMFLRTSGLLRALSSDVYTPSKPSINKYDGFITAFKTNEPQLYFTKPAQLYYIFDELSKQCLNYMQKEVFIASLKNNVLRRKDYLKKVIEWEADELKYAVDYYEKQIRFYELKEATYKAKFYSVLNNDFYNVFASYEATKMFTCLQYAHTQIIGSHEDPKDNIQMLARNLERQFIEIMSQFDDLNQKVVKIATKELFEEDRKMMKQALFAQRTLKECNILTKSLYSSFEPPRRRQQTTKKTVSMHKLLI from the exons ATGAAACG AAATAACGGTGAGCGTTTGACTAGTAGGACAAGTGTCAATAAAAGTAAGCAAACTACAAAAGAATCTACTGTAAGGAACATTAGGAAGGACAGCAATGATTCCACAGTACCGAATAAAAATCCTTTCAAACTACCGCAACATAAGCTGGTGTTTAGCAAacctattaaaaagaaaaaagaaacacttactaattataaattggACGAGCCAAAGACTATATGTGATGTAGATGAAACATTCTATAAGATTATAGAGGGACGTCCACTAAGACAATTTTCAGACATAAAAGTCTATATGACGAATATAAGAGATATAACCTTATTTAAGGCAAACGCTGCTTATCTTAGGGATGAAATACTACAAATGGTTAATTCTAAATCAGAGGAGATGGAGGAATATGAAAACATCTTAAAACTTTATACCAGCGTAAGATCTAGTTTTATAAGTTTTGTTAGAAACGGCTATAGAAAAGCTAAAAGAAGTGAGCAACTTTgcaaaaaattagaaattagaaTCTGTGATGTAACTGAAGAGTTGAACGAATACTGTTTCACATACAAAAAACTTAGATGTGAAGTTGATGATTTAGATGCaacttttgattttttatcaaaatatggTGAATTCCTTTATGATATATCTCCTAATATTTGGAAAAAATCGCATAGAATTATGTTTCTTAGAACATCAGGCCTTTTAAGAGCGCTATCGTCTGACGTCTATACTCCATCCAAACcatctattaataaatacgatGGCTTTATAACAGCTTTCAAAACAAATGAGCCGCAATTGTATTTTACGAAACCAGCGcagttgtattatatttttgatgaaTTAAGTAAACAGTGCCTTAATTACATGCAAAAAGAAGTTTTTATCGCTAGTCTTAAGAATAATGTTCTAAGACGAAAAGATTatctaaaaaaagttattgaatGGGAAGCTGATGAACTAAAGTATGCTGTAGACTATTACGAGAAACAAATACGTTTCTATGAACTGAAAGAAGCTACATATAAAGCTAAGTTTTACTCAGTGTTAAACAATGATTTTTATAACGTCTTCGCATCTTACGAAGCAACGAAAATGTTTACGTGTTTGCAATATGCACATACACAGATAATAGGCTCTCATGAAGACCCCAAGGATAATATCCAAATGTTAGCTCGAAATTTAGAAAGGCAGTTTATCGAAATTATGTCTCAGTTCGACGatttaaaccaaaaagttgtaaaaatagCAACGAAAGAGCTATTTGAAGAAGACAGGAAAATGATGAAACAAGCACTTTTTGCGCAGAGAACCTTAAAAGAGTGTAACATTCTAACAAAATCTTTGTACTCTAGTTTTGAACCTCCACGGCGACGACAGCAAACAACTAAGAAGACAGTATCTATGCATAAGTTGTTGATCTAG